The Terriglobus roseus sequence TCGGTCCAACCAAATGGGTCGCGACGAGGACGATGGCCACAGACGCGACGAGGACGACGGTCACGGACGCCACGAAGACATGGACTAGACAGAACACAGTCTTGGGGCGCTGGAACTTATCGCCAACCCCACAAGGTCGGTTCTGCGCGGAAGGACGTGAGGCCGCAGTGGCTCTCACGTCCTCTTTTTTGTCCACTCGCGGGAAGGGTTGGTGAGTGTGGCGCTGTCGATCGCGAACCGAGTGTCGCACGAGAGATTCCCTGCGATACCCAGTGACCATCTAGCCCTATCATGCTGTTGTGGGGTCGGCAGACGACATCATGATGGAGGCAGGTGGTATGTCTACTGTGAAGCTGTGGACGGACGAAGATGTGGCTGGTGCACCAAAGGTCAGCGCGGTTTTTGACGACATCCGCGCCACGCGTAACTCGGATTTTGTAAATAATTTCTGGCGTGCGCTCGCGAACCAGCCAGAGCTTTTGCAACGGACTTGGGCAAGCGTGAAAGCTGTAATGATTGAGCCGGGCCTTCTTGATCCGCTGACGAAAGAATTGATCTACATCGCCGTCTCAACGGTCAATAGCTGCACCTACTGCACTCATTCGCACACCGCTGCGGCGCGCGCGAAAGGAATGACGGAGCAGCAACATGCGGAGTTGCTCGCGGTCATCAGCCTTGCAGCACACACCAACTCTCTGGCGAATGCGCTCCAGATCTCTGTCGATAAGGAGTTTTTGGTCGACTAAGTAAGCACGACCATCTCAGTCCCCTTGCCTCTCCCGGGAGATCTAAGCGCGCCATAAAGAATTTCGAATGACACTACAAAAGTTGCCTCGCTTGAAGTGAGGATCCTTGTCTGCCAGGACGTCTGCTTTCACGTTGCCAAAGGTGGTCTCCGGTTTGTGCTTGATCCCGTCGTAAAACGCCTGGATGATGTCTTCTTTGAAGTGCGGTGTCCGTGGGAAGCGCGCGACGATGTCATCCCGTACCTGATCGCTGAAGCTGGAATAGTCGATTCCGAGAACATCCATCTCGACACCTGCCGTCACCAGCGCAATTACTGGACTCATGTGGCGCGGTATACCCGGAGTCGTGTGGAGCGCTATTGCCGTCCAGACCTCATCGATCGCACTCTCTGAAATGCTTCGGGATCGGAGAAAGCTCCGGGCCGCGTTGGCGCCATCTACCTCAAAACGCTCCGTCGGGCTACTATGCTGCGCTATCAACCCGACGTCATGAAACATCGCTCCTGCGTAGAGCAACTCCCGATCAAATCTGAGCTTGAGGCGCTCACCAGCCAAAGCTCCGAAATAATACACGCGGCTCGAATGATGGAACAGCAGATCCGTCTCCGTATCACGGACGAACTCCCGAATCTCTCTCGTCAACTGGGTATCCGGGATTTCTATAGAACCCAGCGAGGCCGACAGGGTATGCAGCTCTGCGGACATGTCTTGCATTCTCCTTTGGGGTCGTTGGTGATGCGCTTCGCGTGGCACAAACCACCGCCAACGCTCCAACTGTACCCGCACAGGAATTGAGCATGATTGGCAGAAGTTTTCCTAGTTTGTAAAAGCTGACCCGTTCTATCGTGCCCCGGGACTCCATAAAGACCGAAATGCGCAGGTACTGGCTCGAAGGAAGCCAATGCAGAATCTGAAATGAAGACGGTGAAACAATGACAATCGCCCGCCGCGTCAGAACGTGGAGACGAGGTTTTCGCGGATCGCGTAGCGAACAAGCGCTGCAATCGTATTAACGCGCAATTTCCGATAGATGTTCATGCGATGAGTCTCGACTGTGCGGGTACTGATTTCGAGGTTTGCAGCGGCCTCTTTACTACTGAGTCCCATCGCAAGAAGCACAACGATGCCCCGCTCGCGCTGTGTCAGCTTGTCACCGATCTCTGCGTCGGTCTGCCGGTTTAGATATCCCGTCCGCATCATCTCCAGAGCGCGAGAGTGGTAGTACCGATCACCAACCAGGACCGCTTGTAGCGCTTGCCGCAGATAGATATCTGCTTCACTTTTCAAGACGTAGCCGTGCGCGCCGCACTCGACAATCGCGCGCAGAGTCGTTTCGGAATCGTGCATTGTAAGCACGACAATGCGGGTGCCGGGCGCTGTGCTGGCGACGGCCAATGCGACCTCAGGGCCACTCAGAATCGGCATGCTGAAGTCCAGGATAGCCACGTCAGGCTGCAGTTCGTCGATCTGGCGAACCGCATCGTCTCCCCTTGATGCTTCACCGACAACGACCCAGTCGTCACAGGCAGAGACTAGATCCCTGATGCCACGGCGCATCAGGTCGTGATCGTCGGCAATTACGATACGCATAAGATTCTCTCTCCCAACGGAACCTGAGCGCACAGTTCGACACCCCTGCCAGTCGACGTAACGCGAAGAGTTCCACCAAACTCCAGCAGCCTCTCGCGCATGCTGCTGAGGCCAACTCCGTGAAGTAAGGACAGACCGGATACGGGCGCCGGCATGGACGCAACATAGTTAGCTAAAGTGAGCTGCAGGAGGTCGCGCTCAAACGACAGCGTCAAACTTATGGAAGATTCCCTGGCGTGTCGAAGCACATTCGCGAGGCCCTCCTGGATAAAGCGGTACAGCGCGGTCTCAAGTGCCAGCGGCAGTCGCTCCTGCATTGGTTCGAGGTGCAGCTCGATTTCAATCCCGCTGCGCCGTTCAAACCCCTCGGTAAGCCAGAGGATTGCGGTGTGTAAGTCTGCTTCGCCAAGTTGGGGCGGATGCATCAGAAAGGAAGATGTTCGGATCTGGCCGACACAGACGTCCGCCAACTCGCTGGTCTGGGCGAGGAGTGACTCCATCCTCGCGTCGCCCGCGACAAGCTTCGAAATTCTTCGGAGATTCCACGTTAGTAACGCCAGGTCTTGCGAGAGAGAATCGTGGAGATCGCGCGCGAATCGCCTCCGTTCTTCCTCTCGTACAACATCCAGCCTTGTCGTCATCTGCTCAAGCACGGCGGTGACGTCCATGCGCTCGGTCACGTCCTGGTACAAGCCGTAGACGCCAAGGACGACACCGTCGACAATAAGCGGGACGCCGTGCAGTTCCACGTCGATGATGAGTCCATCTTTGCGGCGGCGCTTGGTAACGGTGTGGACCCGTTTGCCACTCAACACGCGGTGCGTTAATTCGGTCGCTTCTAGGAGGAAGTCAGGGCCAGCAATCATGCTGTCAAGTGCCCAGGTCTCGAGTTCCGCAGCTTCAAACTTGAACAGATCAAGGAATGCAGGGTTACAGAGCTGAAACTTGTGTTGACTATCCAAGACGATGATTGCGATGGGGTTGTACTGAATCAGCGCATGGAGATAGGCCGTTGACGCGTGATCATCCAGTTGCAATGCAAAACCTGTAGCTGCCGAGAAAGAAGCCTGCATATCGCCTCCACGTGAGTGGTAGTCGTAATGACAAAAGTGGATTCTATGAAGGAATAGCCGAATTTTAGCGCGGAAGCAATGTCATGTGAAACGGGCGTGAAGGAATTCCACGCCGTCTCATGACCGGAAACCGAATCTACTGCTTCGTAAAGATCTTCTTTGGGCACATCGCGTGGACACCGACGTTGCCATCGACCAGTTGGGTGATGTCGAGATCGACAGCCACGCTTGAGAGCATGTAGGCATCGTCACGTGTCATGTGCTTGGTTTCCACCAGGAAGTCGATCATGTCACGCAGCGCGTGTTCCGTCGCTTCTTTCAGGTCGGGGCTAAAACCCATCGAAATGTAATAGTCCGGAGTCTCTGCGCGCGGCCAAAGCAGCGCCTGTTTCTTGTGAACAATAAACTTGAACGTGCCCGTGAGGTACGTCTCCATCGCAGTGATATCGACTTCACCATTGCCCTGCCCTGCATGACCATCGCCTGCTTCAAACAAGGCGCCTTTGGCCGCGACCGGTATGTAGAGTGTCGTTCCGGCAACAAGCTCTTTGTTGTCCATATTGCCGGCGTGTGTGAACGGTGGAGCGGAATCGATCTTTCCGCCGGCGGGTGCTACCCCCATGCTGCCAAAAAACGGGTGCAACGGGATGTCGATTCCAGGAGCGAAATGCCCGATCATCCTGGCGCGGTCCAGCGGAATGATGCGGCTTCGACTGTAAGGAAATTCCATCGGAAGGAAGCCCCGATGAAGACCAAAACCGTTGCAGGCGAAGTTTGCATCGATGTCGATCTTCAGGATCTGCACTTCAAGCACGTCCCCTGGCTCGGCTTCTTCAATCGCGACCGGTCCTGTCAGGATGTGACCACCTGGTCCCTTGTCCTTCACTTCGTTATAGATGGCATCCGTATACGCCGGAATGTCTTCGGGCTTCACGCCTCCCTTCAGCATTCGCTCCCTCGGCCCGCACGTCGAGAGCGTTTGCATGACGACCGTGTCTCCCGATCTAACAGTCAACGCGGGTTTCGCCATGCCCGAGTAGTACCCCCATGCGACGGTATCTGGTTTCGCAAGCAACGTATGTTGCTGCTGCGCAAGCACCGGTAGGCTGGAGGTGGAAAGCAGGATGCCGGAAACGAAAAGTGCACGAAGCATCGGAAGAGTCCTTTCGCAAGAGCAGGTTACTTGTAGGCTGTCTCCCGATTATGCAGCACGTTCGACTGCTCCACGCACGCGGAAACTACGTATGCAACCTACGTATTTCTACTTAGGCGTACATTTCTGCGCTGCGATATCCGGTCCGGCTTTACACTCCCTCCAAGCGTCCCGCTAACGGATGACGAAGGCCGGCCCATGCGTGCACGGTCGTATAGGGAGGGCTACCCATTGAACCTGCTCAAGCGCAATCTTCGGCTCACGACGCTGCTTGTCTTAGCGTGCGGCCCCCTCTCGGCACAGCGCACAAGCCAACCAGGCGTTGAGAATACGCGATACCACTACGGCCAGGATCTGCCGATAAAGGTCCTGCATCACGTTCGCGTGATCGACGGCACAGGCGGCCCCGTCTTACAGGACCAGAGCGTCATCATCGAGAATGGCAAGATCACGCGGGTCGGTCCGGATGCACCGGGTCCTGCCAACGCAGAGACATTCGATCTGGCTGGCTACACCGTACTCCCCGGCCTCGTCGGAATGCACGACCACATGTACTACCTCCAACGGCCGAACACCACAGCCGACGGCGCCGAAGCGCCTGTCCTGCTGCCGCAGATGACCTTCTCCGCACCGCGCATGTACCTTGCCAACGGCGTTACTACGATACGCACGGCAGGCTCTGTTGAGCCGTATGCTGATATCAACCTGCGCAATCTGATCGATGCTGGCACCCTGATCGGGCCGCATATAGAACCGACGGCACCGTATCTGCAGGGCGTGAGCAACATTTTCATGCAGATGCATGTACTGAGCGGCCCAGAGGATGCGAAGAACTTTGTGAATCAATGGGCGGACGCCGGTGCGACGAACTTCAAGGCCTATATGCACATCACTCGAGCAGAGCTAAGCTCGGCGATCCAGACAGCGCATGCGCGCGGCTTGAAAGTGACGGGCCATCTTTGTTCCGTTACCTATGCTGAAGCAGCCGAGCTCGGCATCGACAACTTGGAGCATGGCTTTTTCGTCAATACGCAACTGGACCCTGACAAGAAGCAGGATCAATGCTCACGTGAGACGGGTGCGGCGACCCTCGCGAAGATGACGCCCGACAGTCCTGAGGCGACCGCTCTTGTGAAGCTGCTTATTTCAAAGCATGTAGCGTTGACCAGCACGTTGCCAGTCTTTGAGGCGTCCCTCGCCGGCAAACCCGCATTGCGCCCGAAAGCGCTCGCGACCATGTTGCCAGAGGCACGGGAAGCGTATTTGCTGGGGCGTAATCGACGGAACACTGCGCCTGATTCACCGGCTTTGCAGCGTTCCGCGCAGAACTACCGCAATGCCGCCGCGCTTGAGAAGAAGTTCGTCGAGGCAGGCGGATTTCTGATGGCTGGCCTCGATCCGACAGGCAACGGCGCCACCCTTCCCGGCTTCGGCGATCAGCACGAAGTGGAACTGCTGGTGACAGATGATGGTTTCACCCCGGTCGAAGCGGTCAAGATAGCCACGTTGAATGGCGCTACGTATCTCGGCAAAGCCGATCGGATTGGATCTGTCCAGGTCGGTAAGGATGCGGACCTGATGATCGTCAAGGGTGACCCTTCGACGCAAATAACGGATATCGAGAACGTCGAGATCGTACTGAAGGGTGGAACTGCGTGGGATTCCAACAAGCTGCTGGAATCCGTGCGCGGCCGTTATGGCGAATACTGAGCTCAAGAGCAGTCGAGAGGATGCGTGTCGCTCCTATCCGATCCGTGCAGGGCAACGTTGCAAGTTTGCTCTTTCCGGCAAGGAGCCTTATGCCATGCGGAGATGTAATCGCTGGAGAAAAGATGGCTTGCAACGCTCTCACTGATGCCAATCGACTGGCCTCTGCGTAGAAATACGGATGTTTTATTTTCATAAAACCTTCATAGTGCTAGTAACCCAGACAGAGGTTTCACGACTATGAAGAGGCGTCTTTCTCTCCTTAGCCGCACAGTGCTTGGATCATCCCTTGCCGCTGTGTCGCTCGCAACGCCGTTTGCGTTCGGTCAAACGTCTACCACTGGCGCTATCCGTGGCATCGTTACCGATGCGCAGGGGGCCGTGGTCGCGGGCGCTGCGGTCACAGCCACGTCGAAGGCAACGGCGCAGATCCACCGCACCAAGAGTGACAGCGCGGGCCAGTTCACCATCGGCTTGTTGCCTCCGGAAACCTACACACTCACCATCACTGCACCAGGCTTTAAGACGACAGAGCAGCCGCCCATCACGGTGAACGTGACGGAGACTTCCCGGGCAGACGCAGCCTTGACTGTCGGCAGCGAAGGCGAAACGGTGGAGGTTAGCGCAGGCACAGCCCAATTGCAGGTGGAGAACGCCACCCTGGGAACCGTGGTGCAGGGTGCGACGATCCGCGAAGTACCCCTGACGAACCGGAATTTTACGCAGGTGCTAACGATGTCGGCCGGCGTCTCTGGGGACGTCAACAACGCCGCGGCTTTAGGAAAAGGAACGCAGGATGTCTATGTGAACGGCGCCAGCAGCATCAGCAATAACTTCCACATGGATGGCGCGGACATCAACAATTTCGGCTCTGGCCGCGCCGGTGACTTCGTGCAACAGGCCGGCATTGCAATTCCAAATCCGGACACCCTGCAGGAATTCAAGATCCAGACGACGAACTACGACGCCGGGTTTGGTCGCGATGCTGGCGCAAACGTCGACGTCGTCACGAAGACGGGCTCCAACGCAATTCACGGATCAGTGTGGGAGTTCTTTCGCAATGATGTCTTGAATGCAAACGATACTTTCCTGAAGATCGGCGGCCAGAAACGTGCCGTGATGAAACAGAATCAGTTCGGTGGCACACTCGGTGGCGCCATCAAGAAAGACACGGTCTTCTTCTTTGGGTCCTATCAAGGTACCCGCCAGGTGAACGGTCTGTCTTCCAGTTCCCTTGCAAGCAATACCCTTTTCCCACTGAGCGATGATCGCAGTGCCGCCGCGATTGGTGCAGCGGGCTGCACCTCGGCAAAGCCATTCAATGGTGGTGTGTCGGTCGCGTGCAATGGAAGCAACATCAATCCTGTCGCGCTCAACCTCCTGCGACAGAAGATTGCAAACGGCACGTACCTCATCCCGACACCACAACGTATAGCCACGGTAAGCGGCAATACCGTTGGCCTCTCGACCTTCAGCATCCCGTCCCACTACAGCGAAGACCAGTTCCTCATAAACACGGATTATCTGTTCAGCGCGAAGCATACCCTGTCTCAGCGCTACTTCTACTCCCGTCAGCCGCAGAACCAGCCCTTCAGCAGCACCGCCAACACCCCGGGAAACGGCGTCACGCCCAACTTCAACAGTCAGGTAGCGGTATTGAAGCTGACCTCCGCGCTGAGTTCTCGATTGTTGAATGAGGGCTTAATCGGCTACATCCGCAGCGTGGGGCGATTGCAGACACAGGCAAATCTGACCTTCGATCAGATTGGCATGACAGCTCCCAGCGACCCTACGTATCCACTGACGCCGATCATCTCCACCACGGGATACTTCAGTCTCGGCGGCGTGAACAATGATGTCTCGTTCTCTGCAGTAAACACGTTTGAAATCAGCGATCAGGTTTCCTTCAGTCGTGGGCGTCAGAGCTTTCGTGCTGGCTTCACCGGCGAGAAGAATCAGTTCAACTTTGACGATCCCAACAACAAACGCGGCAGCGTAACTTTCTTGACGTTCCAGGATTTCCTGTTGGGCGAAAGTGCAGCCCAGAATGGAAGCGGTTTCAGCAACGTCAGCGCCAGCAGCAGTCAGCAGGGCTCGTACTACAAGGGCTTCCGCGGTACCTCGATGGCAATGTTTCTGCAGGATGACATCAAGCTAAGCAGCAGATTCACACTCAACACGGGCGTTCGTTGGGAGTTGAACAGTGGTGTCAGTGCAAATCATGGGCAGCTCAGCAGCTTCTATCCGTCGCTGGTCACACCGTTCCAGCCCGTTCCGGCGGGCGGTACCTTTGCCGGCTTTGTTGTTCCAAACAACTACCGACTCACGCTTCCTGCGGGCGTTACCCGTCTTGGGAGCACCAGTCTTTCGAACAACGACATCCCTTTGCATAACTTTGGGCCACGAGTCGGCTTCGCCTATCAACCCTTACGCGATACCGTGGTTCGCGGTGGATACGGACTTTTCTACACGTTGCCGAATGGCAACTCCGTCCTACAGACGCTTGGCGGTCAGCCCTTCGTAAGTTCGTCCACCCTTAGCGGCACTGCAAACGCTGCGGCCACCTTCCAGACACCGTTCACGACGACGCTTACGCCGGGTGTGTGGCGGCCGCGCTCGACCGCGTACACGCTCACTGTGACTGGCGTTGCGGACAACATCGACTCCCCTTTGGTCCAACAGTACAACCTCGAAGTGCAGCAGCAGTTGCCGAGCAAGTTCGTATTCGAGCTTGGCTACGTGGGCACGCGGGGTACGCGCCTCGCAGAATCGCGTGCGCTTAACCGTGCATATCTCGCAGGACCGTCCAATCCAATCAATGGCGTCACCACCAACACGCTAGCGTCAGCGAACATCCAGGCGCGCGTGCCGTATCAGGGGTTCACGCCAGGTGGGGTCACCAGGATTGAAACGTACGGCTTCTCAAACTACAACAGCTTGCAGGCTGTTCTGCGAAAGCAGATGTCCCATGGCCTGTATATGCAAGCTGCCTACACCTGGAGCAAAGGCCTGACCACCGTTACCGCTGGTGATGGAACGAATGGCGTCTTCGCCGGGGGAAGCGGCAACAGCAACGATCCCAACGACCGGCATCAGCGCTGGGGCCCGGCGGGATTCGACCGCACAAACCGCCTGGTCGTCGTGTACACCTACCAGCTTCCCACGTGGAAAAATGCAGGCGCGCTTGTCCGCGGTGTCACTGGTGGATGGAAGGTCTCAGGCGTCTCAACATTTCAATCGGGTAAGCCTTTGGTATTTACGGACACGCGCAACGGCACCGCCTTCGGTACTGCAAGTCGTGCACAGTTCGCACCAGGGTTCAGCAATAAGGACATCAAGAACGGAAATGGCGGATCCATGCTGGACCGCATCCGTAATAACACGTATTTCAACCCTGGCAGCACCGTGTTCACGGCGGCCCCCTTTGCGCCGAACAGCACAACCGTCACGCCGGGTGCACCTGTCACTGCGACCTCAGTTCCTACGCTCTATGGCAATAGTGCGATTGGCGCCGCGCGAGGTCCTGGCAATCAGAACTGGGACATGACGCTGGTGAAATCGACGAAGGTTGGCGGACTGCGCGAAGATGCCAACCTTGATTTCCGAACGGAGTTCTTCAACGTATGGAACCACGCACAGTACGCCAATCCCGGAACAGCGGTAGGCACAGCGAGCTATGGGCTCATCAACGCTTCGTCGGTAGCCCCCAGGCTGATCCAATTCGCACTCAAATACGGTTTCTAATCCAGCACCACTGATCCAGTTCCGCACGGGGCCTTTGCGAAGGTCCCGTGTGGAGTCGAGTTTCGCGCTTCTGCTGGGCAGCGGACTCCCCTACTCGTGAAACGTCCGCTGTCTCGGCAGCGTCTCCTTACGCATGGTTTGCCGCTCTAGATACGGTGGCTCGCGAGCGACTTCCGTGGCGAGCGCCTCGGCGATGGCGGTCATCGCCTCAATCCTTGGATGAAAGGGAGCTGGGCCGAATCGAAGGATATGCTCCGAGAAGACAAAGCCGTAGACCCAGGGCTGTGCCGAGCACACATCGTGCCCCTGGGTAATCTCCGATGCCTTTATTAGGCCTGAGTTCGTTGCTC is a genomic window containing:
- a CDS encoding carboxymuconolactone decarboxylase family protein encodes the protein MGSADDIMMEAGGMSTVKLWTDEDVAGAPKVSAVFDDIRATRNSDFVNNFWRALANQPELLQRTWASVKAVMIEPGLLDPLTKELIYIAVSTVNSCTYCTHSHTAAARAKGMTEQQHAELLAVISLAAHTNSLANALQISVDKEFLVD
- a CDS encoding HD domain-containing protein, whose protein sequence is MSAELHTLSASLGSIEIPDTQLTREIREFVRDTETDLLFHHSSRVYYFGALAGERLKLRFDRELLYAGAMFHDVGLIAQHSSPTERFEVDGANAARSFLRSRSISESAIDEVWTAIALHTTPGIPRHMSPVIALVTAGVEMDVLGIDYSSFSDQVRDDIVARFPRTPHFKEDIIQAFYDGIKHKPETTFGNVKADVLADKDPHFKRGNFCSVIRNSLWRA
- a CDS encoding response regulator — encoded protein: MRIVIADDHDLMRRGIRDLVSACDDWVVVGEASRGDDAVRQIDELQPDVAILDFSMPILSGPEVALAVASTAPGTRIVVLTMHDSETTLRAIVECGAHGYVLKSEADIYLRQALQAVLVGDRYYHSRALEMMRTGYLNRQTDAEIGDKLTQRERGIVVLLAMGLSSKEAAANLEISTRTVETHRMNIYRKLRVNTIAALVRYAIRENLVSTF
- a CDS encoding PAS domain-containing sensor histidine kinase; the encoded protein is MQASFSAATGFALQLDDHASTAYLHALIQYNPIAIIVLDSQHKFQLCNPAFLDLFKFEAAELETWALDSMIAGPDFLLEATELTHRVLSGKRVHTVTKRRRKDGLIIDVELHGVPLIVDGVVLGVYGLYQDVTERMDVTAVLEQMTTRLDVVREEERRRFARDLHDSLSQDLALLTWNLRRISKLVAGDARMESLLAQTSELADVCVGQIRTSSFLMHPPQLGEADLHTAILWLTEGFERRSGIEIELHLEPMQERLPLALETALYRFIQEGLANVLRHARESSISLTLSFERDLLQLTLANYVASMPAPVSGLSLLHGVGLSSMRERLLEFGGTLRVTSTGRGVELCAQVPLGERILCVS
- a CDS encoding acetamidase/formamidase family protein; translation: MLRALFVSGILLSTSSLPVLAQQQHTLLAKPDTVAWGYYSGMAKPALTVRSGDTVVMQTLSTCGPRERMLKGGVKPEDIPAYTDAIYNEVKDKGPGGHILTGPVAIEEAEPGDVLEVQILKIDIDANFACNGFGLHRGFLPMEFPYSRSRIIPLDRARMIGHFAPGIDIPLHPFFGSMGVAPAGGKIDSAPPFTHAGNMDNKELVAGTTLYIPVAAKGALFEAGDGHAGQGNGEVDITAMETYLTGTFKFIVHKKQALLWPRAETPDYYISMGFSPDLKEATEHALRDMIDFLVETKHMTRDDAYMLSSVAVDLDITQLVDGNVGVHAMCPKKIFTKQ
- a CDS encoding amidohydrolase family protein, which produces MNLLKRNLRLTTLLVLACGPLSAQRTSQPGVENTRYHYGQDLPIKVLHHVRVIDGTGGPVLQDQSVIIENGKITRVGPDAPGPANAETFDLAGYTVLPGLVGMHDHMYYLQRPNTTADGAEAPVLLPQMTFSAPRMYLANGVTTIRTAGSVEPYADINLRNLIDAGTLIGPHIEPTAPYLQGVSNIFMQMHVLSGPEDAKNFVNQWADAGATNFKAYMHITRAELSSAIQTAHARGLKVTGHLCSVTYAEAAELGIDNLEHGFFVNTQLDPDKKQDQCSRETGAATLAKMTPDSPEATALVKLLISKHVALTSTLPVFEASLAGKPALRPKALATMLPEAREAYLLGRNRRNTAPDSPALQRSAQNYRNAAALEKKFVEAGGFLMAGLDPTGNGATLPGFGDQHEVELLVTDDGFTPVEAVKIATLNGATYLGKADRIGSVQVGKDADLMIVKGDPSTQITDIENVEIVLKGGTAWDSNKLLESVRGRYGEY
- a CDS encoding carboxypeptidase-like regulatory domain-containing protein — encoded protein: MKRRLSLLSRTVLGSSLAAVSLATPFAFGQTSTTGAIRGIVTDAQGAVVAGAAVTATSKATAQIHRTKSDSAGQFTIGLLPPETYTLTITAPGFKTTEQPPITVNVTETSRADAALTVGSEGETVEVSAGTAQLQVENATLGTVVQGATIREVPLTNRNFTQVLTMSAGVSGDVNNAAALGKGTQDVYVNGASSISNNFHMDGADINNFGSGRAGDFVQQAGIAIPNPDTLQEFKIQTTNYDAGFGRDAGANVDVVTKTGSNAIHGSVWEFFRNDVLNANDTFLKIGGQKRAVMKQNQFGGTLGGAIKKDTVFFFGSYQGTRQVNGLSSSSLASNTLFPLSDDRSAAAIGAAGCTSAKPFNGGVSVACNGSNINPVALNLLRQKIANGTYLIPTPQRIATVSGNTVGLSTFSIPSHYSEDQFLINTDYLFSAKHTLSQRYFYSRQPQNQPFSSTANTPGNGVTPNFNSQVAVLKLTSALSSRLLNEGLIGYIRSVGRLQTQANLTFDQIGMTAPSDPTYPLTPIISTTGYFSLGGVNNDVSFSAVNTFEISDQVSFSRGRQSFRAGFTGEKNQFNFDDPNNKRGSVTFLTFQDFLLGESAAQNGSGFSNVSASSSQQGSYYKGFRGTSMAMFLQDDIKLSSRFTLNTGVRWELNSGVSANHGQLSSFYPSLVTPFQPVPAGGTFAGFVVPNNYRLTLPAGVTRLGSTSLSNNDIPLHNFGPRVGFAYQPLRDTVVRGGYGLFYTLPNGNSVLQTLGGQPFVSSSTLSGTANAAATFQTPFTTTLTPGVWRPRSTAYTLTVTGVADNIDSPLVQQYNLEVQQQLPSKFVFELGYVGTRGTRLAESRALNRAYLAGPSNPINGVTTNTLASANIQARVPYQGFTPGGVTRIETYGFSNYNSLQAVLRKQMSHGLYMQAAYTWSKGLTTVTAGDGTNGVFAGGSGNSNDPNDRHQRWGPAGFDRTNRLVVVYTYQLPTWKNAGALVRGVTGGWKVSGVSTFQSGKPLVFTDTRNGTAFGTASRAQFAPGFSNKDIKNGNGGSMLDRIRNNTYFNPGSTVFTAAPFAPNSTTVTPGAPVTATSVPTLYGNSAIGAARGPGNQNWDMTLVKSTKVGGLREDANLDFRTEFFNVWNHAQYANPGTAVGTASYGLINASSVAPRLIQFALKYGF